A DNA window from Argiope bruennichi chromosome X2, qqArgBrue1.1, whole genome shotgun sequence contains the following coding sequences:
- the LOC129960492 gene encoding uncharacterized protein LOC129960492 isoform X2 encodes MAVQGPSSTDQDNDWYSHLYSSAAPHIYSNRHFSVLSHNSTSHLHSSVPAEGNNDVFSLVLYAVLSVLGTTVNIFEISSLIIQENLRHHGNVFLANQALSNLLITTLGFPASCIAILSNTHHNPFVCYWQWYIALLSFSTSSLNYFFIAFENLLRAYRKRRNRNNTNGGAYSCCCGVNVVVFCVFLTWIAAGFWILVLVFYEKKHDICTRKYGYNLTFLLILAPLALSVLTFLWTVRRYKKHLKELESRQCLESREESMQRQLFKSNALAFLLFLCFWMPFIVSITTSPSFSEKENGKYTTPPPTTSNYSKLEYINSPADSIETLFGVAQSYSCFCSLIYAFTNGTFGQAFMYLTRYFCCKSHPEFSKSTFQEKPRGTVRVHIGMETRVGERSTRANKLMSVVMHDSPRGNHYL; translated from the coding sequence GCCGTCCAGGGACCGTCTTCCACAGACCAAGACAACGACTGGTACTCCCATCTTTATTCATCAGCAGCACCCCATATTTACAGTAATCGTCATTTTTCAGTTCTCTCTCACAATAGCACTTCGCATTTGCATTCTTCGGTCCCAGCAGAGGGCAACAACGATGTCTTCTCCCTCGTTCTCTACGCTGTTCTCTCTGTTCTGGGTACCACTGTGAACATCTTTGAAATCAGCTCCCTTATTATTCAAGAAAACTTACGCCATCACGGCAATGTCTTCTTGGCTAATCAAGCATTATCCAATCTGTTAATAACAACACTAGGGTTCCCAGCCTCTTGCATAGCAATCCTTTCCAATACTCATCATAATCCTTTCGTCTGTTACTGGCAATGGTACATAGCACTCCTGTCGTTTTCAACATCCAGCCTCAATTACTTTTTCATAGCTTTCGAAAATCTACTCAGGGCTTATCGTAAGCGCCGCAATAGAAACAACACAAATGGTGGAGCTTACTCCTGCTGCTGTGGTGTCAATGTCGTCGTCTTCTGTGTATTCCTTACCTGGATAGCTGCTGGCTTTTGGATATTAGTTCTTGTGTTTTATGAAAAGAAACACGATATTTGCACCAGAAAGTACGGATATAATCTTACTTTCTTGCTTATTCTAGCCCCCCTAGCTCTGAGTGTTCTCACTTTTCTTTGGACTGTCCGTCGCTACAAAAAACATCTGAAGGAGCTCGAATCTCGCCAATGTCTTGAAAGCCGAGAAGAAAGCATGCAGAGGCAATTGTTCAAAAGCAATGCCTTGGCTTTTCTACTATTCCTCTGCTTTTGGATGCCGTTTATTGTATCAATCACAACATCGCCATCTTTCTCGGAAAAAGAGAACGGCAAATACACAACTCCACCACCAACCACATCTAATTATTCCAAACTCGAGTACATAAACAGCCCTGCTGATAGCATTGAAACTCTATTTGGAGTTGCTCAGTCTTACAGCTGCTTCTGTAGTTTGATATATGCGTTTACCAATGGTACCTTTGGGCAGGCATTTATGTATTTGACAAGGTACTTCTGCTGTAAATCCCACCCGGAATTCTCCAAAAGTACCTTTCAAGAAAAGCCCAGAGGTACAGTTCGAGTGCATATAGGCATGGAAACACGCGTAGGGGAACGTAGCACTCGAGCAAATAAACTGATGTCTGTTGTGATGCATGACAGTCCAAGAGGAAATCATTATCTTTAA
- the LOC129960492 gene encoding uncharacterized protein LOC129960492 isoform X1, with protein MVEAVQGPSSTDQDNDWYSHLYSSAAPHIYSNRHFSVLSHNSTSHLHSSVPAEGNNDVFSLVLYAVLSVLGTTVNIFEISSLIIQENLRHHGNVFLANQALSNLLITTLGFPASCIAILSNTHHNPFVCYWQWYIALLSFSTSSLNYFFIAFENLLRAYRKRRNRNNTNGGAYSCCCGVNVVVFCVFLTWIAAGFWILVLVFYEKKHDICTRKYGYNLTFLLILAPLALSVLTFLWTVRRYKKHLKELESRQCLESREESMQRQLFKSNALAFLLFLCFWMPFIVSITTSPSFSEKENGKYTTPPPTTSNYSKLEYINSPADSIETLFGVAQSYSCFCSLIYAFTNGTFGQAFMYLTRYFCCKSHPEFSKSTFQEKPRGTVRVHIGMETRVGERSTRANKLMSVVMHDSPRGNHYL; from the coding sequence GCCGTCCAGGGACCGTCTTCCACAGACCAAGACAACGACTGGTACTCCCATCTTTATTCATCAGCAGCACCCCATATTTACAGTAATCGTCATTTTTCAGTTCTCTCTCACAATAGCACTTCGCATTTGCATTCTTCGGTCCCAGCAGAGGGCAACAACGATGTCTTCTCCCTCGTTCTCTACGCTGTTCTCTCTGTTCTGGGTACCACTGTGAACATCTTTGAAATCAGCTCCCTTATTATTCAAGAAAACTTACGCCATCACGGCAATGTCTTCTTGGCTAATCAAGCATTATCCAATCTGTTAATAACAACACTAGGGTTCCCAGCCTCTTGCATAGCAATCCTTTCCAATACTCATCATAATCCTTTCGTCTGTTACTGGCAATGGTACATAGCACTCCTGTCGTTTTCAACATCCAGCCTCAATTACTTTTTCATAGCTTTCGAAAATCTACTCAGGGCTTATCGTAAGCGCCGCAATAGAAACAACACAAATGGTGGAGCTTACTCCTGCTGCTGTGGTGTCAATGTCGTCGTCTTCTGTGTATTCCTTACCTGGATAGCTGCTGGCTTTTGGATATTAGTTCTTGTGTTTTATGAAAAGAAACACGATATTTGCACCAGAAAGTACGGATATAATCTTACTTTCTTGCTTATTCTAGCCCCCCTAGCTCTGAGTGTTCTCACTTTTCTTTGGACTGTCCGTCGCTACAAAAAACATCTGAAGGAGCTCGAATCTCGCCAATGTCTTGAAAGCCGAGAAGAAAGCATGCAGAGGCAATTGTTCAAAAGCAATGCCTTGGCTTTTCTACTATTCCTCTGCTTTTGGATGCCGTTTATTGTATCAATCACAACATCGCCATCTTTCTCGGAAAAAGAGAACGGCAAATACACAACTCCACCACCAACCACATCTAATTATTCCAAACTCGAGTACATAAACAGCCCTGCTGATAGCATTGAAACTCTATTTGGAGTTGCTCAGTCTTACAGCTGCTTCTGTAGTTTGATATATGCGTTTACCAATGGTACCTTTGGGCAGGCATTTATGTATTTGACAAGGTACTTCTGCTGTAAATCCCACCCGGAATTCTCCAAAAGTACCTTTCAAGAAAAGCCCAGAGGTACAGTTCGAGTGCATATAGGCATGGAAACACGCGTAGGGGAACGTAGCACTCGAGCAAATAAACTGATGTCTGTTGTGATGCATGACAGTCCAAGAGGAAATCATTATCTTTAA